Genomic window (Deltaproteobacteria bacterium):
CGGACTTGGTGTTGTCCGATCCGCCCTTGCGCGGGATTTTGTCTCCGGCGCGGCCAGATTTTTGGGCTTGTGACCGGGCAAGGCGCGGGAACCCTGGGCTCTGCCCCTGGTCCCCGTCTGATTCGCGAGGGCACGGTGTATGGGTGACGAAAATTGGCGACAGGTCGCTTTTCATGATGACGGGAACCGTCAGGGGGTGCAGGAGGGGATGTTGTTCGTCAGAACGCAGGTCAGGAGGAAACCGTTGTAGTCATGATTGGTACAGGAGTTCAGGGTGATGCTGCCATTGGTGACGTGGATGGTCACCGTGCAGTCGAGCTGGTTGCCGGCCATGTCGGTGCAATTCAGGGTCTGGAGGCCGTTGACGATTTCCTGGCTCGTGGCTTCGCCCATGCAGTTTTTCAAATCCGCCTGGGCGTGGGCCACGGCCCCTTCGCGTTTGAATTTGGTGAATTGGGGAATGGCGATGGCCGCGAGAATGCCGATAATGGCCACGACGACCAAAAGCTCGACCAAGGTGAATCCGCGCATTGTGGTGTTCATATTCTACTCCCGGTTGGTCTGGATATGTCGCCAGGATGAATGCAAGTGTCTTGCCTAGGTCGACGATTGGGCGGTGGGCTGGGGAAAAATGGCATTTCTGGCGGGTTGTGGCGGGGAGGCGGAGCATGTAGGACCGCCTGATCAGCACAAGGAGAGCGCATGAGAGACACTTTTCGGGAGATTCGTGACAAAATTGAGGAGCTGGAGCGGGAATTGGTCCGCGAACTGGCCGCCAAGCAGGAAGAGTTCCGGTACACGGTGGAAAAAAAGCGGGTTCGCTTCAGCCAGGAGGTGGAAGCTGCCCACCGCGAACTGCTCACGCGCTGGACATCCTATGT
Coding sequences:
- a CDS encoding prepilin-type N-terminal cleavage/methylation domain-containing protein; translated protein: MNTTMRGFTLVELLVVVAIIGILAAIAIPQFTKFKREGAVAHAQADLKNCMGEATSQEIVNGLQTLNCTDMAGNQLDCTVTIHVTNGSITLNSCTNHDYNGFLLTCVLTNNIPSCTP